In one Syntrophales bacterium genomic region, the following are encoded:
- the rnhA gene encoding ribonuclease HI, with translation MLQNRSLKEVVMYTDGACLGNPGRGGYGVVLLYGKFRKEISGGYRLTTNNRMELMAVISGLMQLKEPCRVTVYVDSQYVVNAVNKGWVKNWKKNGWKRSGNKKVANVDLWEKLLKLCERHEVSFVWLKGHDGDPHNERCDELSREAAMKNNLPEDPGFLGNVD, from the coding sequence ATGCTTCAAAATAGATCTTTAAAGGAAGTGGTTATGTACACAGACGGTGCTTGCCTGGGTAATCCTGGTCGTGGTGGTTATGGTGTTGTGCTATTGTATGGTAAGTTTCGGAAGGAAATATCAGGTGGTTACCGCCTTACCACAAACAACAGGATGGAATTAATGGCTGTAATATCTGGACTAATGCAACTCAAAGAACCCTGCCGTGTCACGGTATATGTGGATTCCCAGTACGTTGTAAACGCGGTGAACAAAGGATGGGTCAAAAATTGGAAAAAAAATGGATGGAAGAGAAGTGGAAACAAAAAGGTGGCAAATGTGGACCTCTGGGAAAAACTCTTAAAACTATGTGAGAGGCATGAAGTTTCATTTGTGTGGTTAAAGGGACACGATGGAGATCCCCATAATGAGCGTTGTGATGAGCTGTCCAGAGAGGCAGCAATGAAAAACAACCTTCCAGAGGACCCGGGTTTTCTCGGGAATGTTGACTGA